One genomic segment of Candidatus Poribacteria bacterium includes these proteins:
- a CDS encoding carbohydrate kinase, with translation MISEARLNTILNQFRDQRILVVGDFYLDAYWSIDKTRSTLSLETPWHTNPVVAQRYSPGAAGTVTNNLKALGVGTVYTLGVIGEDGFGGTLLECLQTNGCLTDFMIQTPDWVTPTYLKPMHRGYEGVEMEGPRFDIENPSRMKAGVETAVIDALQNCIPLVDGVIVGDQMPIENLGVVTNRVREELCELGAAFPDKVFFADSRTRIGKYRNVTIKPNRFEAKRALQPEWDGQDVDIEAARQCAVALAEQTQRTVYVTLGENGILVYSADGFTHIPGMPINDEIDPVGAGDSVSAGLVATLCGLLHTSQAEAYVEAAYVGNLVASITVTKIGTTGTASPAEILQRHRDYENL, from the coding sequence TTGATTAGCGAAGCGCGCCTGAACACGATTCTCAATCAATTTCGCGACCAACGGATTCTTGTCGTTGGCGATTTTTATCTTGATGCCTATTGGTCCATAGACAAGACCCGTTCGACTCTCTCCTTAGAGACCCCGTGGCATACGAATCCTGTTGTTGCACAACGCTATAGTCCGGGCGCGGCGGGAACTGTCACAAATAACCTGAAAGCGTTAGGCGTAGGGACGGTCTACACGTTGGGAGTTATCGGTGAAGACGGGTTCGGGGGGACGCTCTTGGAGTGTCTACAAACAAACGGATGCTTGACGGATTTTATGATACAGACACCCGATTGGGTAACGCCTACCTATCTTAAACCCATGCATCGTGGCTATGAAGGCGTGGAGATGGAGGGACCGAGATTCGATATTGAGAACCCATCCAGGATGAAGGCGGGGGTGGAAACTGCTGTGATTGATGCACTTCAAAATTGTATCCCGCTGGTGGATGGCGTAATTGTCGGGGATCAGATGCCGATTGAGAACTTAGGCGTTGTCACCAATCGGGTGAGAGAAGAATTATGTGAGTTGGGAGCGGCGTTTCCTGATAAAGTCTTTTTCGCTGATTCTCGCACACGAATTGGTAAGTACCGAAACGTTACCATTAAACCGAATCGGTTTGAGGCGAAGCGTGCACTTCAGCCGGAGTGGGATGGACAGGACGTTGACATCGAAGCGGCGAGGCAGTGCGCCGTTGCCCTCGCAGAACAAACACAACGAACCGTCTACGTCACCCTTGGGGAGAACGGTATTCTCGTCTATAGTGCGGATGGGTTTACGCACATCCCCGGTATGCCCATTAACGATGAGATTGATCCTGTTGGGGCGGGGGATAGCGTCTCAGCGGGACTTGTCGCAACGCTCTGTGGTCTCCTACACACTTCACAAGCGGAGGCTTATGTTGAAGCCGCGTATGTTGGCAATCTGGTGGCATCAATTACCGTCACCAAAATCGGCACGACGGGGACGGCATCCCCAGCAGAGATCCTACAACGCCATCGGGACTATGAGAATCTATGA
- a CDS encoding methyltransferase domain-containing protein, whose protein sequence is MAKNNAGSLHTPHRDATYTLGRTSHETTRLIEQSRIYGESTRRLCERAGITQGMRVLEIGSGAGDVSLTLAELVGPTGQVTGVDINATILDTARQRATHAGVRNVEFIAGDARRLTFAEQFDAIVGRFVLMYMADPRNAFAKLMTHLKPGGIAAFQEPEYTLYPALLHPDTPLVNQLIRWILDVFEHSAAHLDMGIGLYRAFVDAGLPPPTMHLESPIGAAKTWAGYRYMATIFQSLLPLLEKYGLATAAQVDVDTLAARLREEVLASKRPFFLPLHITAHATLPT, encoded by the coding sequence ATGGCGAAAAATAACGCAGGTAGTTTACACACGCCACATCGCGATGCCACCTATACGTTAGGACGCACCTCACACGAAACAACGCGCCTCATTGAGCAATCAAGAATCTATGGGGAATCGACGCGACGGCTCTGTGAGCGTGCCGGTATAACGCAGGGGATGCGGGTCCTCGAAATCGGGAGTGGTGCGGGTGATGTCTCCCTCACCCTCGCTGAACTCGTCGGACCGACAGGACAGGTTACGGGCGTAGACATCAACGCTACAATTCTTGACACCGCGCGCCAGCGAGCCACCCATGCCGGCGTGCGGAACGTGGAATTTATTGCGGGTGATGCGCGAAGGCTTACCTTCGCGGAACAATTTGATGCGATTGTTGGACGGTTTGTCTTGATGTATATGGCGGATCCACGAAACGCATTCGCGAAGTTGATGACCCATTTGAAGCCGGGCGGCATTGCCGCCTTTCAAGAACCAGAATATACGCTCTATCCCGCGCTTTTACATCCCGATACGCCGCTCGTGAACCAACTGATTCGATGGATTTTGGACGTGTTTGAACATTCCGCTGCACATCTTGACATGGGGATTGGGCTTTATCGTGCTTTTGTTGACGCGGGTTTACCGCCACCAACGATGCATCTGGAATCGCCTATCGGTGCCGCCAAAACTTGGGCGGGATACCGATACATGGCAACGATCTTCCAAAGTCTCCTGCCCCTTTTAGAGAAATATGGGCTGGCGACGGCAGCACAGGTCGATGTGGATACATTAGCCGCACGGCTTCGAGAAGAGGTGCTCGCATCGAAACGTCCATTTTTCTTGCCGTTGCATATAACCGCACATGCAACGCTTCCAACCTAA
- a CDS encoding ABC transporter substrate-binding protein: MNPKIFRLTVCILLGLSVAYFSAGERTEDVEIAGEPMPALKVGLIHPLLNYATFGDGARLAVAEINKAGGVLGRQVELLYKVELGSIADSATELAEMENVVAILGPMFSSSAVKVGPIINIPVIVGATGADVTNTGNDPRDFLFLVANSNALQAKVMAGFVVNDLGKKTAAMLWQNGDVYSKGFVNAFDANFKKLGGRIVASQTYEQGDTTFHTQLAIIKESSPDVLLLASFPPENPRIVKQAREMRLKTTFIGSDGWDDPLMLEILEDNRPLENSYYCSISDELAADFTDAYETMFKAQPIGIAPLGYDAMKLLAIAIENAQSTDPVMIRDAVAAITDYQGATTISSFDGNRHPIKPAAGIRVLKIVEGQPQQYTVLKAR; this comes from the coding sequence ATGAATCCGAAAATTTTTAGGTTAACAGTATGCATATTGCTCGGACTCTCAGTCGCTTACTTTTCTGCGGGGGAGAGAACGGAAGATGTCGAAATAGCTGGAGAGCCAATGCCTGCCCTTAAAGTGGGTTTGATTCATCCGTTGCTAAATTACGCCACTTTTGGCGACGGTGCGAGACTCGCGGTAGCCGAAATTAACAAGGCAGGCGGGGTTCTTGGAAGGCAGGTAGAGCTTCTCTATAAAGTGGAATTAGGCTCCATTGCTGATTCTGCAACAGAATTAGCTGAAATGGAAAATGTTGTTGCTATATTAGGTCCGATGTTTTCAAGTAGTGCCGTTAAAGTTGGACCGATCATCAATATCCCTGTCATCGTCGGGGCAACAGGTGCTGATGTGACGAACACTGGGAATGATCCCAGAGATTTTCTTTTTCTCGTGGCGAATTCAAATGCCTTGCAAGCAAAAGTCATGGCAGGTTTTGTAGTGAACGACCTCGGCAAGAAAACTGCAGCGATGCTTTGGCAGAACGGGGATGTCTACTCTAAAGGTTTCGTTAACGCATTTGATGCGAATTTCAAGAAACTTGGCGGGCGCATTGTTGCCAGTCAAACGTATGAACAAGGCGATACAACGTTTCATACCCAACTTGCGATCATCAAAGAGTCAAGCCCTGATGTGCTGCTGCTCGCGAGTTTTCCGCCAGAGAACCCGCGCATCGTGAAACAGGCGCGGGAGATGCGCCTTAAGACCACCTTTATCGGCAGCGATGGTTGGGATGATCCGTTGATGTTGGAGATTTTAGAGGATAATAGGCCTCTCGAAAATTCTTATTATTGTAGTATCTCGGATGAACTTGCCGCAGATTTTACTGACGCTTATGAAACAATGTTTAAAGCTCAGCCTATCGGTATCGCGCCATTAGGTTACGATGCCATGAAGTTATTGGCAATAGCGATTGAAAACGCGCAATCCACAGACCCTGTTATGATTCGGGATGCAGTTGCGGCTATCACTGATTACCAAGGGGCGACAACTATTTCCAGCTTTGATGGGAACCGTCATCCTATCAAACCTGCTGCGGGTATCCGTGTGTTGAAAATTGTTGAAGGTCAACCACAGCAATACACTGTTTTGAAAGCGAGATGA
- a CDS encoding 3-isopropylmalate dehydrogenase, with protein sequence MYKIGLIPGDGIGPEVTREAMKVFGAAAEHAGIQYETVEYDVGGDRYLATGEVLPDSVLEELRGLDAIYLGAIGHPDVKPGILEKGILLKVRFELDLYINLRPVKLYPGVPTPVKDKGPEEIDFIIVRENTEGLYAGIGGFLKRGTRDEVAIQEMINTYKGVERCVRYAFELTKKRNKENTLTLCDKANVLTYAHDLWRRVFDEVGEDYPDIKKEYAFVDATTMWMVKNPEWFDVVVTCNMFGDIITDLGAMIQGGMGVAASGNLNPESVAMFEPIHGSAPRYTGKNQINPIAAIGAAGMMLDHLGHTTEAAKVENSISDLLASGKIKDLGAGRMGYTTEEVGDLVAEGL encoded by the coding sequence ATGTATAAAATCGGTCTCATCCCTGGCGATGGAATCGGCCCCGAAGTGACGCGCGAAGCAATGAAAGTCTTCGGGGCAGCAGCCGAACACGCAGGAATTCAATACGAGACAGTCGAATACGATGTCGGCGGCGACCGGTATCTTGCGACCGGTGAAGTGTTGCCGGATTCAGTTTTAGAGGAACTCCGGGGATTAGACGCTATCTATCTCGGCGCGATTGGACACCCCGATGTCAAACCCGGTATTTTAGAGAAAGGTATCCTGCTCAAGGTCCGGTTTGAACTCGATCTCTACATCAACCTCCGTCCCGTCAAACTCTACCCGGGTGTCCCGACCCCCGTGAAAGATAAGGGACCTGAAGAAATCGATTTCATCATTGTTCGCGAGAATACCGAAGGCTTATACGCCGGTATCGGGGGTTTTCTGAAACGTGGCACGCGTGATGAAGTGGCGATTCAGGAAATGATTAATACCTACAAGGGTGTGGAACGTTGCGTGCGCTATGCGTTTGAGCTCACCAAAAAGCGTAACAAGGAAAATACGTTGACGCTCTGCGACAAAGCAAACGTCCTCACTTACGCACACGATCTGTGGCGACGGGTGTTTGACGAGGTAGGTGAAGATTATCCCGACATCAAGAAGGAATACGCCTTTGTTGATGCCACAACAATGTGGATGGTGAAAAACCCGGAATGGTTCGACGTCGTTGTGACGTGCAACATGTTTGGAGACATCATCACCGATCTCGGCGCGATGATTCAGGGGGGCATGGGTGTCGCTGCATCCGGTAACCTGAACCCGGAAAGCGTCGCCATGTTTGAACCGATTCACGGCTCCGCGCCGCGTTATACTGGTAAAAATCAGATTAATCCGATTGCGGCGATAGGTGCCGCCGGAATGATGCTCGATCACCTTGGACATACAACCGAGGCGGCAAAAGTGGAGAACTCTATTAGTGACCTGCTGGCAAGCGGGAAAATCAAGGATCTCGGTGCTGGACGAATGGGCTACACAACTGAAGAGGTCGGCGACCTTGTTGCTGAGGGATTGTAA
- a CDS encoding class I SAM-dependent methyltransferase, producing the protein MRTHLTPPYEKFAYAYDRMMANVNYTRWTHYIQSLFDKYDYKPRTVLDVACGTCALTIELALRGYEMTGVDRAVGMLDIAKEKAAAHDVNIELHSGDMREFQLNQRFDAILCTYDSINYAYDETELSNVFECVAEHLEPDGLFIFDVTTERNIVEHFHNRTFASNHEDYTYIWKNNYLHHSKMCRTVLTFFIREGELFRRYEEVHQQRIFEVSTVNNLLKAAGYKPLSAYDMYTFNRWNRYSDRINFTARLL; encoded by the coding sequence ATGCGGACACACCTAACTCCCCCTTATGAGAAATTCGCCTACGCCTACGACAGGATGATGGCAAACGTCAACTACACGCGTTGGACACATTATATTCAGTCGCTTTTCGACAAATATGATTACAAACCGCGCACGGTTCTCGATGTGGCATGTGGCACGTGTGCGTTGACGATAGAACTCGCATTGAGAGGCTATGAGATGACAGGCGTGGACCGAGCCGTGGGTATGCTGGACATCGCGAAGGAAAAAGCCGCAGCGCACGATGTAAATATCGAACTCCATTCCGGTGACATGCGCGAATTCCAACTCAACCAACGGTTTGACGCAATCCTCTGCACCTACGATAGCATTAACTATGCTTACGATGAAACCGAATTAAGCAACGTCTTTGAATGTGTCGCCGAGCATCTCGAACCCGACGGCTTGTTTATCTTTGACGTGACGACGGAGCGGAACATCGTTGAGCATTTTCACAACAGAACGTTCGCGTCAAACCATGAGGATTATACCTATATTTGGAAAAACAATTACCTCCACCATTCCAAAATGTGCCGAACCGTCCTCACCTTTTTCATCCGTGAAGGCGAGCTGTTTCGCCGTTATGAAGAGGTTCACCAGCAGCGAATCTTTGAAGTCAGCACCGTCAATAATTTGCTCAAAGCCGCTGGCTACAAGCCGTTGAGTGCTTACGACATGTACACCTTCAACCGTTGGAACCGCTATTCGGACCGGATTAATTTTACAGCACGTTTGCTCTGA
- a CDS encoding nitroreductase family protein — MNVFDAITQRRSHRGTFQDRAIDAKDLEKLIEAARWTPSPFNVQPWELVIVQEAAGKGALAEVTEHAIVEQFKDAKFLDDNSRWMRLTASDLKAFGDGVLLTDHVTLPKLLQDAPDGILEGMLKNAKAFTLLGHLGAGKIPAKEIAAQVREAPLLMLVTMNCKRYPPGDGGTRWMWLSMGMLIQNVLLAATALDIGVQFVSAPLERPADREHVRQLFNIPTSHEVVTLLRMGYIEERRGDSVRLQSSAFVHFEKIK, encoded by the coding sequence ATGAATGTTTTTGACGCAATAACACAGCGACGCAGCCATCGCGGGACGTTTCAGGACCGCGCCATTGATGCCAAAGACCTTGAAAAACTCATTGAGGCTGCACGGTGGACCCCCTCACCCTTCAATGTTCAACCGTGGGAACTTGTGATCGTTCAGGAAGCAGCGGGCAAGGGGGCACTCGCCGAGGTGACGGAACACGCTATCGTTGAACAATTCAAAGATGCCAAATTTCTTGATGACAATAGCCGGTGGATGCGTCTCACAGCGTCGGATTTGAAGGCGTTCGGTGATGGCGTGCTGCTGACCGACCACGTTACGCTGCCGAAATTGCTGCAGGACGCGCCGGATGGAATATTGGAAGGGATGTTGAAAAACGCGAAGGCGTTCACACTTTTGGGGCATCTGGGGGCAGGAAAGATACCCGCGAAAGAGATCGCGGCACAGGTCCGTGAGGCACCGCTGCTCATGCTGGTTACGATGAATTGCAAGAGATACCCACCGGGTGACGGGGGGACGCGGTGGATGTGGTTGAGCATGGGGATGTTGATTCAGAATGTGTTGCTCGCTGCAACGGCTTTAGACATCGGTGTGCAGTTTGTCAGCGCGCCTCTGGAACGTCCCGCCGACCGTGAACACGTGCGTCAACTTTTCAATATTCCGACTTCTCATGAAGTGGTTACGCTGCTCAGGATGGGATATATTGAAGAGCGTCGCGGGGACTCCGTCCGGTTGCAGTCATCAGCGTTTGTTCACTTTGAAAAGATTAAGTAG
- a CDS encoding TonB-dependent receptor — translation MYYSKYIKPIVFALSIFIVIAMGAFTTVIADEHSETAEETEEAAETTDETEASEETSQTEAPVRLENLVVVGTRAQPRSVLDSAVPIDIVSNESFEKQGGADLPDLLRALVPSYNVNTQPISDASTVVRPANLRGLAPDHTLVLVNGKRRHRAAVIHWLGNGLSDGSQGPDLAPIPAIALQQVEVLRDGASAQYGSDAIAGVMNFQLKNNHEGGSFEFKPGIYQYGDGRQFAVAGNIGLGNPDAWSSLSFEYGGADPTIRSVQRNDAIALINAGNFSVKDPAQIWGQPIIENDVKLFANYGATLTDTIDFYGHANYARKRVEGGFYFRNPNTRGGVFSTTGGDTLLVGDMRGLTNEMAAWETRKAAAETAGQEFTELSPHDADDIPITNHVPDPERLQAVKNDPNLFTFQEMFPGGFTPRFGAFMWDTSVVVGVKGTALKDTLGKDLMWDLSGSFGRNHADFFIFNTVNASLGPDTPTYFDPGDYIQTDYNLNFDVAYPLSDMVFLASGLEYRDEGFEIIEGERESHQIGPLAAQGFTAASNGFSGFSPVAAGKWYRSNVAMYLESEIRPIDPLLIALAVRAEQFEIFGSTLNYKAAANYKITETMRLRGSYSTGFRAPTPGQQNTFNITTEYDFAKGDLVNKGTIPSTNPAVDVVTGKEDNSLDPETSNNFTGGFTVDILGVNFTMDFFDIRLKNRLSVSQHFKLTDAQKAQLIAAGVTSAANLETFQFFINDFSTTTNGIDTVVTAPIPNGSLIAVYNFTNTTVTDHNPDTLDDHRIRELQENLPAHRGSLTVFQSITDAWGVLGRASYFSGWFDSEDYLQNPDVPGTGEYSGKVIFDLETSYTVGAGLTLTLGGRNILNTYPDENPNGADSVGNKYGQFSPFGFDGAYWYAKVGYDF, via the coding sequence ATGTATTACAGTAAATATATCAAACCCATCGTCTTCGCACTCAGTATCTTTATAGTCATTGCAATGGGTGCGTTTACGACCGTTATAGCGGACGAACATTCCGAAACGGCGGAAGAAACGGAGGAAGCAGCGGAGACCACGGACGAGACTGAAGCGTCTGAAGAAACATCGCAAACAGAGGCACCTGTGCGGCTTGAAAACCTCGTTGTTGTGGGTACCCGTGCGCAACCGCGTTCCGTCTTGGATTCGGCAGTCCCGATCGATATTGTGTCAAACGAATCCTTTGAAAAGCAGGGTGGCGCCGATCTACCCGATCTGCTGAGAGCTTTGGTGCCCTCTTATAACGTCAATACGCAACCGATTAGTGATGCGTCAACGGTGGTCCGTCCGGCGAATTTACGGGGACTTGCCCCAGACCATACGCTGGTGCTGGTTAACGGTAAACGGCGACACCGTGCCGCGGTGATTCACTGGCTCGGGAACGGTTTGTCTGACGGTTCACAGGGACCTGACTTGGCACCTATTCCCGCAATTGCCCTGCAACAGGTAGAGGTCCTCCGTGATGGTGCCTCCGCACAATACGGTTCTGATGCCATTGCGGGTGTGATGAACTTCCAATTGAAAAACAACCACGAAGGCGGTTCGTTTGAATTCAAACCCGGTATCTACCAATACGGTGACGGTAGGCAATTTGCGGTCGCTGGCAACATCGGTTTAGGGAATCCAGATGCCTGGAGTAGCCTCAGCTTTGAATACGGTGGCGCAGATCCGACCATCCGATCCGTTCAACGTAATGATGCCATAGCCTTGATTAACGCAGGCAATTTCAGTGTGAAAGACCCTGCGCAAATCTGGGGACAGCCGATTATAGAGAATGATGTCAAATTGTTTGCCAACTACGGTGCCACTCTCACGGATACCATCGACTTCTATGGACATGCCAACTACGCCCGCAAGCGCGTTGAAGGTGGGTTCTATTTCCGGAACCCAAATACCCGCGGCGGTGTGTTTAGTACGACGGGGGGCGATACGTTGCTCGTCGGGGATATGCGGGGTTTGACAAACGAAATGGCGGCTTGGGAAACCCGAAAGGCGGCAGCGGAAACTGCAGGACAGGAGTTCACCGAACTCTCACCTCACGATGCTGACGATATCCCGATAACCAACCACGTTCCGGATCCCGAACGGTTGCAAGCCGTCAAGAACGATCCGAATCTATTCACATTTCAGGAGATGTTCCCAGGCGGGTTCACACCCAGATTTGGTGCATTCATGTGGGATACTTCTGTCGTCGTTGGTGTTAAAGGCACCGCACTCAAAGATACGTTGGGTAAGGACTTAATGTGGGATCTGAGTGGCTCTTTTGGACGCAACCATGCTGATTTCTTTATCTTCAATACCGTTAATGCTTCGCTCGGTCCAGATACACCGACATATTTTGATCCGGGCGACTATATCCAGACGGATTATAACCTCAACTTTGATGTAGCCTATCCGCTCAGTGACATGGTGTTCCTCGCTTCGGGTTTGGAATATCGGGACGAAGGCTTTGAAATCATAGAGGGGGAACGCGAGTCGCATCAGATTGGGCCCCTCGCGGCGCAAGGCTTCACTGCCGCATCCAATGGATTTTCAGGGTTCAGCCCGGTTGCAGCAGGTAAGTGGTACCGTTCCAACGTTGCGATGTATCTGGAAAGTGAAATCAGACCGATTGATCCGCTCCTGATCGCGCTCGCTGTGCGCGCTGAACAATTTGAGATTTTCGGTAGCACCCTGAACTACAAAGCCGCTGCAAACTACAAGATTACGGAAACGATGCGGTTGCGGGGAAGTTATAGTACCGGGTTCCGCGCACCGACACCGGGACAGCAAAATACGTTCAACATTACCACTGAATACGATTTTGCGAAGGGTGATCTCGTTAATAAAGGAACAATTCCTTCCACCAACCCCGCTGTTGATGTTGTGACAGGCAAGGAAGATAACTCGCTTGACCCGGAAACGTCAAATAACTTCACAGGTGGATTTACCGTCGATATTTTGGGCGTAAATTTCACGATGGACTTTTTTGATATTCGGCTGAAAAATCGGTTATCTGTGTCACAACACTTTAAATTGACTGACGCACAGAAGGCGCAGCTCATCGCCGCAGGTGTAACCAGCGCGGCGAATCTGGAAACATTCCAGTTCTTTATCAATGACTTCTCTACGACAACCAATGGTATTGATACCGTCGTTACAGCACCAATACCCAATGGAAGCCTCATCGCTGTGTATAACTTCACGAACACCACAGTTACCGATCACAATCCGGACACGCTGGACGATCATCGAATCAGGGAACTGCAAGAGAATTTACCCGCACACCGAGGCAGCCTGACTGTCTTTCAATCCATAACGGATGCGTGGGGAGTGCTCGGGCGTGCCAGTTATTTCAGCGGTTGGTTTGATTCTGAAGATTATTTACAGAATCCAGATGTGCCAGGCACTGGAGAATACTCTGGAAAGGTTATTTTCGACTTGGAAACCTCTTACACCGTGGGTGCCGGATTGACTCTCACGCTCGGTGGAAGAAATATCCTGAATACCTATCCCGATGAAAATCCGAATGGTGCTGATTCTGTCGGCAACAAATATGGGCAGTTCAGTCCGTTCGGTTTTGATGGGGCATACTGGTATGCCAAAGTCGGATACGATTTCTAA
- the rpsF gene encoding 30S ribosomal protein S6 codes for MNLCSPLLFQKQWNHQSEERHENLNPYELLLIITPDHDENEAEALTNQVKSIIEGGGTLLKVDPWGKKRLAYPIRKRSEGYYVLYIFECAPSFVAELNQSLHVIESILRYMIVQYEDDIDKLKAELSPKAAGAATSDRKSTSSDNAAAKDKTDDAAAAEDTTASA; via the coding sequence ATTAATCTCTGTTCCCCGCTTTTGTTTCAAAAGCAGTGGAACCATCAGTCCGAAGAGAGGCATGAAAATTTGAATCCTTACGAACTCCTGCTTATCATTACGCCCGACCACGATGAAAACGAAGCAGAGGCTCTTACGAATCAAGTCAAGAGCATCATCGAAGGTGGCGGGACACTCCTGAAGGTTGATCCCTGGGGAAAAAAACGACTCGCCTATCCTATCCGGAAACGGAGTGAAGGCTATTATGTGCTTTACATTTTTGAGTGTGCACCGAGTTTTGTTGCCGAATTGAATCAATCCCTACATGTTATTGAATCGATTTTGCGGTATATGATCGTCCAGTACGAAGATGATATTGATAAATTGAAAGCAGAACTCAGTCCTAAGGCGGCTGGCGCCGCAACATCAGATAGAAAATCAACCTCAAGTGATAATGCAGCGGCTAAAGATAAAACAGATGATGCCGCGGCGGCTGAAGATACAACAGCGTCTGCCTGA
- a CDS encoding class I SAM-dependent methyltransferase: MSNQNRDAEYTMGRSTAETERLIEQSQLYDDVTRRFFLRSGIAKGMKVLDVGSGAGDVALTLAEFVGPDGTVIGVDVNPDILKTAQDRADAVGFANVEFIAGDVRTLELPNDFDAIVGRLVLLYMADPAEALKKLATHLRSGGIVAFQDTELALYRTVTHPDTPLINQLVEWGLAVFERSGAHLNMGMELYRVFVDAGLPEPTLHFEAPMGGTEDWPGFEYLANSFRSLVPLMEAYGIATAEDVDIDTLAERIQVEVATSKRPLLLPPHITAHTSLPA, encoded by the coding sequence ATGAGCAATCAGAACCGAGACGCAGAATATACAATGGGCCGCAGCACAGCGGAAACAGAACGTTTAATCGAGCAATCACAACTCTATGACGATGTGACACGGCGTTTCTTTCTCAGAAGCGGCATAGCGAAAGGGATGAAAGTCCTTGATGTTGGCAGTGGTGCCGGGGATGTGGCACTCACACTCGCCGAATTTGTCGGTCCCGACGGCACAGTTATTGGGGTAGATGTGAACCCTGATATTCTCAAAACAGCACAAGACCGAGCGGATGCCGTGGGGTTTGCAAATGTTGAATTCATCGCCGGTGATGTCCGCACCCTTGAACTTCCAAACGATTTTGATGCCATCGTGGGCAGACTTGTCCTGCTGTATATGGCAGACCCAGCGGAAGCCCTTAAGAAGTTAGCTACCCATCTCCGCAGCGGCGGCATTGTCGCCTTTCAGGATACTGAACTCGCCCTCTATCGGACTGTAACACATCCGGACACACCGCTGATTAACCAGTTGGTTGAATGGGGACTCGCCGTGTTTGAGCGTTCTGGCGCACATCTCAACATGGGGATGGAACTTTACCGCGTGTTCGTTGATGCCGGTTTGCCGGAACCTACCTTACATTTTGAGGCACCGATGGGCGGTACTGAGGACTGGCCCGGGTTTGAGTATCTCGCGAACAGTTTCCGAAGTCTCGTTCCGCTGATGGAGGCTTATGGTATTGCCACGGCTGAAGATGTAGATATTGACACACTCGCCGAGCGCATACAGGTGGAAGTCGCTACATCGAAACGTCCCCTCTTGTTGCCACCGCATATCACGGCGCATACGTCTCTACCAGCATAG